One Hyalangium gracile genomic window carries:
- a CDS encoding nuclear transport factor 2 family protein — translation MTPSPPPIPAPRPEDVATPAAIVAALYDVISGPRGQARDWNRFRSLFAPGARLIPSGRRPDGHTGHRVLTPEEYIARSDRLLAEEGFRERELHRHEERFGTLAHIFSTYEGLRDGDTKPFVRGINSIQAVHDGKRWWLLTVAWTPETAEYPLPSKYLRP, via the coding sequence ATGACTCCTTCACCTCCTCCGATTCCCGCCCCCCGTCCAGAGGACGTCGCCACCCCCGCGGCCATTGTCGCGGCGCTCTACGACGTCATCTCCGGGCCGAGGGGACAGGCTCGTGACTGGAACCGCTTCCGGTCCCTCTTCGCGCCGGGGGCGAGGCTGATCCCCTCCGGCAGGCGCCCGGACGGCCACACCGGCCACCGCGTGCTCACCCCCGAGGAGTACATCGCCCGGTCCGACAGGCTGCTCGCCGAGGAGGGCTTTCGGGAGCGGGAGCTCCACCGTCATGAGGAGCGCTTCGGCACGCTCGCGCACATCTTCAGCACCTACGAGGGCTTGCGCGACGGAGACACGAAGCCCTTCGTGCGAGGCATCAACAGCATCCAGGCGGTGCACGATGGCAAGCGGTGGTGGCTGCTGACGGTCGCATGGACGCCAGAGACGGCGGAGTACCCCCTGCCCTCGAAGTACCTCCGCCCGTGA
- a CDS encoding secondary thiamine-phosphate synthase enzyme YjbQ: MYHSRELTVSTRGRGFHDITPEVQRAVKESGARQGLCTVFLHHTSASLILCENADPDVRRDLEAFFSRLVKDGDSLFQHDAEGPDDMPAHVRTVLTQNSLSIPVQDGAADLGTWQGIYVWEHRTAPHRRRVTVSVVG, from the coding sequence GTGTACCACTCACGGGAGCTGACGGTGTCCACCCGGGGACGGGGGTTCCACGACATCACCCCCGAGGTGCAGCGCGCCGTGAAGGAGAGCGGCGCCCGCCAGGGCCTGTGCACCGTGTTCCTGCACCACACCAGCGCGTCCCTCATCCTCTGCGAGAACGCCGACCCGGACGTGCGCAGGGACCTGGAGGCCTTCTTCTCCCGCCTGGTGAAGGATGGGGACTCGCTCTTCCAGCACGACGCCGAGGGCCCGGACGACATGCCGGCCCACGTGCGCACGGTGCTCACCCAGAACTCGCTGTCCATCCCCGTCCAGGACGGCGCGGCGGACCTCGGCACGTGGCAGGGCATCTACGTGTGGGAGCACCGCACCGCGCCGCACCGGCGCCGCGTCACCGTCTCCGTCGTGGGCTGA
- a CDS encoding alpha/beta hydrolase, with product MRRVSTRLGELDCQVVDALPPGTEPELAVLLCHGYGAPATDLVPLAAELMMLRPELAKRARFVFPAAPLSLMELGMPSSRAWFHLPMELLTGRQRDWDEYARAVPEGLPAARRAVMSAISALSAATRLPYGRIVLGGFSQGGMVTTDVALRLEEPPSGLCILSGTLIAREEWKARAAARKGMPVFQGHGRYDDILPFQAAERLHELLTEAGLGVEFVPFDGPHTIAPEELKRMADFLVARLEAR from the coding sequence ATGAGACGCGTCTCCACCCGGCTCGGCGAGCTGGACTGCCAGGTCGTCGATGCCCTGCCTCCCGGCACCGAGCCGGAGCTCGCCGTCCTCCTGTGCCACGGCTACGGGGCTCCGGCCACCGACCTGGTGCCCCTGGCCGCCGAGCTGATGATGCTCCGCCCGGAGCTGGCGAAGCGGGCTCGCTTCGTCTTCCCCGCGGCCCCCCTGTCGCTGATGGAGCTGGGGATGCCCTCCAGCCGGGCCTGGTTTCACCTGCCCATGGAGCTGCTCACGGGCCGCCAGCGCGACTGGGACGAGTACGCGCGCGCGGTGCCCGAGGGGCTCCCCGCCGCGCGCCGGGCGGTGATGAGCGCCATCTCCGCGCTGTCGGCCGCGACGAGGCTGCCCTACGGCCGCATCGTGCTGGGCGGCTTCAGCCAGGGCGGCATGGTGACGACCGACGTGGCGCTGCGCCTGGAGGAGCCTCCCTCCGGCCTGTGCATCCTCTCCGGCACGCTCATCGCCCGCGAGGAGTGGAAGGCCCGGGCGGCGGCTCGCAAGGGCATGCCCGTCTTCCAGGGCCACGGGCGGTATGACGACATCCTCCCCTTCCAGGCCGCCGAGCGCCTGCACGAGCTGCTGACGGAGGCCGGCCTGGGGGTGGAGTTCGTACCTTTCGATGGGCCGCACACCATCGCGCCCGAGGAACTGAAGCGGATGGCGGACTTCCTGGTGGCGCGGCTGGAAGCCCGCTGA
- a CDS encoding peptidylprolyl isomerase has translation MRTRILTTGLLLLALTACSKDKEKETTQAKPPESAATSVKPPEPPQARPPEPPAPPTTPPPPAQAELTGFQKDAMEGKDLYATLDTSEGTIVVKLFSKDAPKTVANFVGLATGQKEWKDPTTLQMTTRPLYDGTIFHRVIPKFMIQGGDPLGKGIGGPGYTFEDEFKSGRTFEKPGILAMANRGPATNGSQFFITVAPTPWLNNHHTIFGETVKGYDVVEKISKVPTSGGNAPVTPVVIKKVTISDKQP, from the coding sequence ATGCGCACCCGAATCCTGACCACTGGACTGTTGCTGCTCGCCCTCACCGCCTGCTCCAAGGACAAGGAGAAGGAGACCACCCAGGCCAAGCCTCCCGAGTCCGCCGCTACCTCGGTGAAGCCTCCGGAGCCCCCGCAGGCCAGGCCCCCCGAGCCCCCCGCTCCCCCGACCACCCCCCCGCCGCCCGCCCAGGCCGAGCTGACGGGCTTCCAGAAGGATGCGATGGAGGGCAAGGACCTCTACGCCACCCTCGACACGAGCGAGGGCACCATCGTCGTGAAGCTCTTCTCCAAGGATGCGCCGAAGACCGTGGCCAACTTCGTGGGCCTGGCCACCGGCCAGAAGGAGTGGAAGGACCCCACCACCCTGCAGATGACGACGCGCCCACTCTACGACGGGACGATCTTCCACCGCGTCATCCCCAAGTTCATGATCCAGGGCGGCGACCCGCTCGGTAAGGGCATCGGCGGCCCGGGCTACACCTTCGAGGACGAGTTCAAGAGCGGCCGCACCTTCGAGAAGCCCGGCATCCTCGCCATGGCCAACCGCGGCCCCGCCACCAACGGCAGCCAGTTCTTCATCACCGTGGCGCCCACGCCCTGGCTCAACAACCACCACACCATCTTCGGTGAGACGGTGAAGGGCTATGACGTGGTGGAGAAGATCTCCAAGGTGCCGACCAGCGGCGGAAACGCCCCCGTCACCCCGGTGGTAATCAAGAAGGTCACCATCTCCGACAAGCAGCCGTAG
- a CDS encoding pyridoxal phosphate-dependent decarboxylase family protein, with amino-acid sequence MARDKDEVASPSAQEFNLDPRSWEDFRALGHRMLDDMVDHLSTLREQPAWRQVPDSIKTDLLNEPLPRLPQGEARAYEDFRRNVLPYPNGNLHPRFFGWVQGNGIPLAMLADMLASGMNPHLAGFNQAPALVEQKVVSWLAALMGFPENASGVLESGGTMASILGLAVARHAKSGMDMRKQGLQGGGPRLTVYCSTETHGWVQKGVELLGIGTDWLRRIPVDTQFRMNVAALRDAVAADRAAGHRPICVVGSAGTVNTGAIDDLRALADFCQEQDLWFHVDGAFGALARLSPKLAPLLSGLERADSLAFDLHKWMYLPFEIACLLVRHPEAHTGTFAFAPSYIARQPRGVSAGGFPFSDRGVDLTRAFKALKAWMCLKAYGVELFARIIEQNVEQTRYLVRKIEEHPRLELLAPAPLNVACFRFRPEGLPAEQLDRLNTELLLRVQERGLAVPSSTIVNGAFAIRACNVNHRATRADVDALVQAVLDQGENILQEWNSPDFDEPWGWII; translated from the coding sequence ATGGCGCGTGACAAGGATGAGGTGGCGAGTCCGAGCGCTCAAGAGTTCAACCTGGATCCCCGCAGCTGGGAGGACTTCAGGGCCTTGGGGCATCGGATGCTCGATGACATGGTTGACCACCTCTCAACCCTTCGCGAGCAGCCCGCCTGGAGACAGGTTCCCGACTCCATCAAGACAGACCTCTTGAACGAGCCCCTTCCGCGGCTCCCACAAGGCGAGGCTCGGGCCTACGAGGACTTCCGCCGCAACGTCCTCCCCTACCCCAATGGCAATCTCCACCCGCGCTTCTTCGGCTGGGTGCAGGGCAACGGCATCCCGCTCGCGATGCTGGCCGACATGCTCGCCTCCGGGATGAATCCTCACCTGGCTGGCTTCAACCAGGCCCCCGCCCTGGTCGAGCAGAAGGTCGTCTCCTGGCTCGCGGCGCTGATGGGCTTCCCGGAGAACGCGAGCGGTGTCCTCGAGTCCGGCGGCACCATGGCCAGCATCCTCGGCCTGGCCGTGGCCCGGCACGCGAAGTCCGGCATGGACATGCGCAAGCAGGGCCTCCAGGGCGGCGGACCTCGGCTCACCGTGTACTGCTCCACCGAGACGCACGGCTGGGTGCAGAAGGGCGTCGAGTTGCTCGGCATCGGCACCGACTGGCTGCGGCGCATCCCCGTCGACACGCAGTTCCGGATGAACGTCGCCGCGCTCCGGGACGCTGTCGCCGCAGACCGGGCCGCCGGGCACCGGCCCATCTGTGTCGTCGGCTCGGCCGGCACCGTGAACACCGGCGCCATCGATGACCTGCGGGCGCTCGCGGACTTCTGCCAGGAGCAGGACCTCTGGTTCCATGTGGATGGGGCCTTCGGCGCCCTCGCCCGGCTGTCCCCGAAGCTCGCGCCCCTCCTCTCGGGCCTCGAGCGCGCGGACTCGCTGGCCTTCGATCTCCACAAGTGGATGTACCTCCCCTTCGAGATCGCGTGCCTGCTCGTCCGTCACCCGGAGGCCCACACCGGGACGTTCGCCTTCGCGCCCAGCTACATCGCCCGGCAGCCCCGAGGCGTCAGCGCGGGCGGCTTCCCCTTCTCGGACCGGGGCGTGGACCTCACTCGCGCCTTCAAGGCGCTCAAGGCCTGGATGTGTCTCAAGGCCTACGGCGTGGAGCTCTTCGCGCGCATCATCGAGCAGAACGTCGAGCAGACGCGCTACCTCGTCCGGAAGATCGAGGAGCACCCCCGCCTCGAGCTCCTCGCTCCCGCGCCGCTCAACGTGGCGTGCTTCCGGTTCCGGCCAGAGGGCCTCCCGGCCGAGCAGCTCGATCGGCTCAACACGGAGCTCCTCCTCCGCGTCCAGGAGCGAGGCCTGGCCGTGCCCTCCTCGACCATCGTGAACGGCGCCTTCGCCATCCGCGCCTGCAATGTGAACCACCGCGCAACCCGCGCGGACGTGGACGCCCTCGTCCAGGCCGTGCTCGACCAGGGCGAGAACATCCTTCAGGAGTGGAACTCCCCGGACTTCGATGAGCCCTGGGGGTGGATCATCTGA
- a CDS encoding LuxR C-terminal-related transcriptional regulator, whose product MAVLSSSLDLNEVQTRFYEHLSRPLGADHAALCVSKPGRAQDYDWMVAQIPQAFFAHYSELAGEDFVLRSVVRHRNMVLRDSEMVSRTELKRSPLYAHCRNLGMPMEYVMAVLLDQGLDWHGGLTLYRDSQRHPFTDDERIFLQRLTPMLASTLRNCRLLGKVAQSGQLLEALCRQNDFELVVLNPPSTEVMRTSRATELLERWFLRLECSHSGLPIALLGQLGQLVATGGPVVFGQDTLVREKGTRRLVTTFVPLPPQDGKQLWALVLQESSIIPEKWRKQLTEREVEAVEAVMQGWDNQTISSELQCALDTVKVHLRHSYSKLGVGSRAKLISAASELNGEIHRLGVGG is encoded by the coding sequence ATGGCGGTGCTGAGCAGCTCGCTGGACCTGAACGAAGTGCAGACGCGCTTTTACGAACACCTCTCCCGGCCCCTGGGCGCGGATCATGCGGCCCTGTGCGTGTCCAAACCCGGACGTGCCCAGGACTACGACTGGATGGTGGCGCAGATACCGCAGGCCTTCTTCGCCCATTACTCCGAGCTGGCGGGCGAGGATTTCGTGCTGCGTTCCGTGGTGCGGCACCGCAACATGGTGCTGCGTGACTCCGAGATGGTGTCGCGCACCGAGCTCAAGCGCAGCCCCCTGTACGCGCACTGCCGGAACCTGGGCATGCCCATGGAGTACGTGATGGCGGTGCTGCTGGACCAGGGACTCGACTGGCATGGTGGCTTGACGTTGTACCGCGACAGCCAGCGGCATCCGTTCACGGATGACGAGCGGATCTTCTTGCAGCGCTTGACGCCGATGCTGGCGAGCACGCTGCGCAACTGTCGGTTGCTGGGGAAGGTGGCCCAGAGCGGTCAGCTCCTGGAGGCGCTCTGCCGCCAGAACGACTTCGAGCTTGTCGTGCTGAACCCACCATCGACCGAGGTGATGCGCACGTCCCGGGCGACGGAGTTGCTCGAGAGGTGGTTTCTGCGCCTCGAGTGCAGTCACTCCGGCCTGCCGATCGCGCTGTTGGGGCAGCTGGGGCAGCTGGTGGCCACGGGAGGGCCCGTGGTCTTCGGGCAGGACACGCTCGTGCGCGAGAAGGGGACGCGACGCCTGGTTACCACCTTCGTTCCGCTCCCTCCCCAGGACGGGAAGCAGCTCTGGGCCTTGGTGCTGCAGGAGTCCTCCATCATTCCGGAGAAGTGGCGCAAGCAACTGACCGAGCGCGAGGTAGAGGCGGTGGAGGCGGTGATGCAAGGCTGGGACAACCAGACCATCTCCAGCGAGCTGCAGTGCGCGCTCGACACGGTGAAGGTGCATCTGAGGCACAGCTACAGCAAGCTGGGAGTGGGCAGCCGGGCCAAGCTGATCTCCGCGGCCTCGGAGCTGAACGGGGAAATACATAGGTTGGGAGTGGGCGGGTGA
- a CDS encoding iron-containing redox enzyme family protein — MQTQRQNPMDWTSTLEHEARALVETLDTHPAARRLFDGSIDTDGYAAWLAQTYHYVRWTTPLLALSGQRMKRLGRYPVLAELLLQKASEERGHERWLLADLKNLGWTRDQVERFELRPSVAAYVAWNRFTSEAGTPTAFLGTAYVLEYLSVHRAGLAVERLLARNAIPNIHKAVTFLRGHAGADGEHVAELATVLRSLEEPEEQAAILLSARTTRALYLSLFPEEEGANPTLAT, encoded by the coding sequence ATGCAGACGCAGAGACAGAACCCGATGGACTGGACGAGCACGCTGGAGCACGAGGCCCGTGCGCTGGTGGAGACCCTGGACACGCACCCGGCGGCGCGGCGCCTCTTCGACGGGAGCATCGACACGGACGGCTATGCCGCGTGGCTGGCGCAGACGTACCACTACGTCCGGTGGACGACGCCGCTGCTGGCGCTCTCGGGCCAGCGGATGAAGCGGCTCGGGCGCTACCCGGTGCTCGCGGAGCTGCTGCTCCAGAAGGCCTCGGAGGAGCGGGGCCATGAGCGGTGGCTCCTGGCGGACCTGAAGAACCTGGGGTGGACGCGCGACCAGGTGGAGCGCTTCGAGCTTCGCCCCTCGGTGGCCGCCTACGTGGCGTGGAACCGCTTCACCTCGGAGGCCGGTACCCCCACCGCGTTCCTCGGCACGGCGTATGTCCTGGAGTACCTCTCCGTCCATCGCGCGGGACTGGCCGTGGAGCGACTGCTCGCTCGGAATGCCATCCCGAACATCCACAAGGCCGTCACCTTCCTGCGCGGGCACGCGGGCGCGGACGGCGAGCATGTGGCCGAGCTGGCCACGGTGCTGCGCTCCCTGGAGGAGCCGGAGGAGCAGGCCGCCATCCTGCTCTCGGCCCGCACCACGCGTGCTCTCTACCTGAGCCTCTTCCCCGAGGAGGAGGGCGCGAATCCAACCCTGGCGACCTGA
- a CDS encoding GNAT family N-acetyltransferase, producing the protein MTPVYCLVATTQRQLDDALRVRWAVFGEELRLIDGPLPAAPREVDCFDTLDTTVHLVVYAGSRPVATSRLLLPSPEVAQSTGAPLGIALEQKLDLSGVGGPGIQLAESTRFCILKEWRHSEALVHLQAGLYQESRRLGVTHWIASANTETDSAEDASLVFQLAAHKKWVSERWKVQPREHPAPPASPSAELYSPSARARARAGQLDGLRMPRPLALFAHRMGARFIGEPHYDSHFRRFSMPLIAALDEIPANTLALFDALEAGAPRAA; encoded by the coding sequence GTGACGCCCGTGTATTGCCTGGTTGCTACCACCCAACGTCAGCTCGACGATGCGCTCCGCGTTCGTTGGGCCGTCTTCGGCGAAGAGCTGCGGCTCATCGACGGCCCACTGCCCGCGGCCCCCCGCGAGGTGGACTGCTTCGACACCCTGGACACCACCGTGCACCTCGTCGTGTACGCGGGCTCCCGGCCCGTGGCCACCTCCCGCCTGCTGCTTCCCAGCCCCGAGGTGGCCCAGTCCACCGGCGCCCCCCTCGGCATTGCCCTGGAGCAGAAGCTCGATCTGTCGGGAGTAGGAGGACCGGGAATCCAGCTCGCCGAGAGCACTCGCTTCTGCATCCTCAAGGAATGGCGCCACTCCGAGGCGCTCGTCCACCTGCAGGCCGGCCTGTATCAGGAGAGCCGACGCCTCGGAGTGACGCACTGGATCGCCTCCGCGAACACGGAGACCGACTCGGCCGAGGACGCCTCCCTCGTCTTCCAGCTGGCCGCGCACAAGAAGTGGGTGAGCGAGCGCTGGAAGGTGCAGCCTCGCGAGCACCCGGCGCCACCCGCCAGCCCCAGCGCCGAGCTCTACTCCCCTTCGGCGCGCGCCCGTGCACGCGCGGGACAGCTCGACGGCCTGCGGATGCCTCGGCCCCTGGCGCTCTTCGCGCACCGGATGGGCGCTCGCTTCATCGGTGAGCCCCACTACGACTCCCACTTCCGACGCTTCTCCATGCCGCTGATCGCCGCGCTGGATGAGATCCCGGCCAATACCCTGGCCCTGTTCGATGCCCTGGAGGCTGGCGCCCCCCGCGCCGCCTGA
- a CDS encoding MFS transporter: MTTGTRRIPDALLERYLTDSLQAEARTRLEATLERSPKDQQRLAELRADSAAVLLQHPSRTIVERLQKKRWRSGGWMWLALLVPAFAATAVWLVRPLPSSPYTAKGSVILTLFYVASDGSFVPVSPDVPLAPETSLHFKVRAAASGFVAVLSRNAQGVVSVYHPYDGKEAVPFDALQPRLPVEIILDGTLGREDVYALYSTQPFELGWAMEALKRDLPLKDAAPKGVYVDHVSFTKQK, encoded by the coding sequence ATGACGACAGGAACGAGACGCATCCCGGATGCACTGCTGGAGCGCTATCTCACGGACTCACTCCAGGCCGAGGCCAGGACGCGCCTGGAAGCCACACTGGAGCGCTCGCCCAAGGACCAGCAGCGCCTGGCGGAGCTGCGCGCGGACTCGGCCGCGGTCCTCCTCCAGCACCCCTCCCGAACCATCGTGGAGCGTCTCCAGAAGAAACGTTGGCGGTCGGGGGGATGGATGTGGCTCGCGCTGCTCGTTCCCGCATTCGCCGCGACAGCCGTCTGGTTGGTACGCCCGCTCCCTTCCAGTCCGTACACCGCGAAGGGTTCGGTGATTCTCACGCTGTTCTACGTAGCTTCCGACGGCAGCTTCGTCCCGGTTTCTCCCGACGTGCCGCTGGCACCCGAGACCTCCCTGCACTTCAAGGTGCGCGCCGCAGCGAGCGGCTTCGTCGCGGTGCTGAGCAGGAACGCCCAAGGTGTCGTCAGCGTCTACCACCCTTACGACGGCAAGGAAGCGGTCCCCTTCGATGCGCTCCAGCCGCGATTGCCTGTGGAGATCATCCTGGACGGCACCCTCGGCCGCGAGGACGTCTACGCGCTCTACTCGACCCAGCCTTTCGAGTTGGGTTGGGCCATGGAGGCGCTGAAGAGGGACCTACCCCTGAAGGACGCTGCGCCCAAGGGCGTGTACGTGGATCACGTGTCCTTCACGAAGCAGAAATAA
- a CDS encoding RNA polymerase sigma factor produces MLAHSQIDTLDALYRRFGPTIHRRARALLRDDQEAFDVTHDTFLAYMRTQASLRGEASAFTVLYQMATYKAVDRLRRNARWSGVLGSLEPSEDDDGRPGSWATSHEGGLSRVEALRDLALLTEGESPQVLTAAVLHFVEGHTKSEVGEILDLDRKQVADLLRDFAERARRRSSRLEEASP; encoded by the coding sequence ATGCTCGCTCACTCACAGATCGACACGCTCGATGCGCTGTACCGGCGCTTCGGGCCCACCATCCACCGCCGCGCCCGTGCGCTGCTTCGAGACGACCAGGAGGCCTTCGATGTGACGCACGACACGTTCCTCGCGTACATGCGCACCCAGGCGTCCCTGCGCGGTGAAGCCTCTGCCTTCACCGTCCTCTACCAGATGGCCACCTACAAAGCGGTGGACCGGCTGCGCCGAAACGCCCGCTGGTCCGGCGTCCTGGGCTCGCTCGAGCCATCGGAGGACGACGATGGGCGCCCAGGCTCGTGGGCCACGTCACACGAAGGAGGACTGTCGCGAGTCGAGGCGCTGAGAGACCTGGCGCTGCTCACCGAGGGAGAGTCTCCTCAGGTGCTCACCGCCGCGGTCCTCCACTTCGTGGAGGGACATACGAAGTCGGAGGTGGGCGAGATCCTGGATCTCGACCGTAAGCAAGTGGCGGACCTGCTTCGCGACTTCGCCGAGCGCGCCCGCAGGCGTAGTTCCCGGCTCGAGGAGGCTTCTCCATGA
- a CDS encoding kelch repeat-containing protein: protein MNAPAAQAQAQPQATFESAINESRQLFETKEYDQALKSLGQARELAKGEQQIATVALYEGLVLASLGYQHQARAAAAFRKALFLSPRAKLPTKTSISPEVEREFEQAQADVNAGTYPRESSMQDFSVPPIRGHVQKNFGNAKDELDRCIENREYDACFKNVEEAKPFVRHDEQRVTLTLYEGVLNAITGEHEKARATQAFREALKLFPDIKTPVVSSPPVGRVLEQERIRVRKELETPAATVATNAQLHWVPTGSMVKGREGHTATLLNSGKVLVAGGVDSSGSLAEAELYDPTTRTWSPTDTMKTGRHHHTATLLPSGKVLVAGGENEEGVLSSAELYDPDTGTWEPAGNMLTSRQHHTATALLSGKVLFAGGEDASDNKLASAEVYDPAKGSWSSTGNMSSERLYHEAVLLPSGEVFVVGGVSSNGNLASAELYAQDSGAWTPVPGELSAGVFAHRAVLLHSNRVLLMGGDDGKTTQTIAVIYDPDTRAWTPGISKMSIGRSAHSVTVLPSGAVLVVGGEGRNDQAAASAEVYSPVSGTWTPTDNMATPRTRHTATLLRTGEVLIVGGRNGSTPLSSAELYQP, encoded by the coding sequence ATGAACGCTCCTGCCGCCCAGGCCCAGGCCCAGCCCCAGGCAACCTTCGAATCCGCCATCAACGAAAGCAGGCAACTCTTCGAAACCAAGGAATACGACCAGGCACTGAAGAGCCTGGGACAAGCGAGGGAGCTCGCCAAGGGAGAGCAGCAGATCGCCACGGTGGCCCTCTATGAAGGGCTCGTGCTCGCGAGCCTGGGGTACCAACACCAGGCTCGCGCTGCCGCTGCCTTTCGAAAAGCGCTGTTTCTGTCTCCCCGGGCGAAGCTGCCGACGAAGACATCGATCTCCCCCGAGGTGGAGCGTGAGTTCGAACAGGCACAGGCAGACGTCAACGCGGGCACTTATCCACGAGAGTCCTCCATGCAGGATTTCTCTGTCCCCCCCATCCGCGGCCACGTGCAGAAGAACTTCGGGAATGCCAAGGACGAACTCGACCGGTGCATCGAGAACCGGGAGTATGACGCCTGCTTCAAGAACGTCGAGGAGGCCAAACCCTTTGTCCGGCACGACGAACAACGCGTCACCTTGACCCTCTACGAAGGAGTCCTCAACGCCATCACGGGGGAGCACGAAAAAGCCCGAGCCACGCAAGCTTTTCGTGAGGCGCTCAAGTTGTTCCCCGATATCAAGACGCCCGTGGTGAGTTCCCCTCCAGTAGGGCGCGTCCTCGAGCAGGAGCGGATACGCGTCCGAAAAGAGCTCGAGACTCCTGCAGCCACCGTCGCGACGAATGCCCAGCTCCACTGGGTGCCCACGGGCAGCATGGTCAAAGGCCGTGAAGGCCATACGGCCACCCTGCTGAACTCGGGCAAGGTGCTGGTCGCTGGGGGAGTGGACTCGAGTGGAAGTCTCGCCGAGGCCGAGCTCTACGACCCCACCACGCGCACCTGGTCACCCACCGACACCATGAAGACTGGCCGTCATCACCATACGGCCACCCTGCTCCCCTCTGGAAAGGTGCTGGTGGCGGGAGGTGAGAACGAGGAAGGTGTTCTGTCCAGCGCCGAGTTGTATGACCCGGACACGGGCACCTGGGAGCCCGCGGGCAACATGCTCACCAGCCGGCAGCACCACACGGCCACCGCGCTCCTTTCAGGGAAGGTGCTGTTCGCCGGCGGAGAGGACGCCTCCGATAACAAGCTCGCGAGCGCGGAGGTGTACGATCCTGCCAAAGGCAGCTGGTCGAGCACCGGCAACATGTCGTCCGAGCGCCTCTATCACGAAGCGGTCCTGCTGCCGTCTGGCGAAGTGTTCGTCGTGGGCGGTGTCTCCAGCAATGGCAATCTCGCCAGCGCGGAGCTGTACGCGCAGGACTCGGGTGCCTGGACGCCCGTGCCCGGAGAGCTGAGCGCGGGGGTGTTCGCGCACAGGGCCGTCCTGCTGCATTCGAACCGGGTCCTGCTGATGGGCGGGGATGACGGCAAGACGACACAGACCATCGCGGTCATCTACGATCCTGACACGAGGGCGTGGACCCCTGGCATCTCCAAGATGAGCATCGGCCGCAGCGCTCACTCGGTCACGGTGTTGCCATCGGGCGCCGTGCTGGTGGTCGGTGGAGAGGGGCGCAACGACCAGGCTGCCGCAAGCGCGGAGGTCTACAGCCCGGTTTCAGGCACATGGACCCCCACCGACAACATGGCGACGCCTCGCACCCGGCACACAGCGACCCTGCTTCGCACGGGAGAAGTGCTGATCGTTGGAGGACGCAACGGCAGTACGCCCCTGAGCAGCGCGGAGCTGTATCAGCCCTGA